A window of Cloacibacillus sp. contains these coding sequences:
- a CDS encoding amidohydrolase family protein, whose translation MENYVKIKCGKLYDGVTDILQEKMDILVKDNKIEEVGHNVSVPEYCKCIDLSDSTVTPGMIDAHVHPEFFDWNDIYTDTVYNSDGYRALATAATAHKTLLGGFTTIRSLGWFREAYELDAKRVINAGYMDGSRLIVSSHFLCTPGSHGDMTQAVRNNPYLSDYMMLNYPTCGNGADFFTGAVRREKKMGFDFLKIMATGGFATPNDDPDDIQLNDAEFKAIFDTAKEVKISVTAHAYGPRLMKKLINFGITGIEHGSLMDEETARMFEESGTYLVPTFVPYDDAIHGDIESMSQKSPSFKKKLEKYQEQLRRGREIIKDSKIKLGYGTDMVAVHQNYESGWEYNAWLNSGMDPFRALRAATKNNAEICEIDHLVGTIEKGKLADIAAWKRDLLKDPDALRDCCFVMKDGKVYSPECRV comes from the coding sequence ATGGAAAATTATGTAAAAATTAAATGTGGAAAGCTTTACGATGGAGTGACGGATATATTGCAGGAAAAGATGGATATTCTAGTTAAGGATAACAAAATTGAAGAGGTTGGTCATAATGTGTCCGTGCCGGAATATTGTAAATGTATTGATTTAAGTGATAGCACGGTAACCCCAGGAATGATTGATGCTCATGTCCATCCAGAATTTTTCGATTGGAATGATATATACACCGATACCGTATATAATTCGGATGGGTATCGGGCTCTGGCAACAGCGGCAACAGCTCATAAAACTCTCTTAGGAGGCTTTACCACAATACGCTCATTAGGTTGGTTCCGCGAAGCCTATGAATTGGATGCTAAACGGGTAATAAATGCCGGTTATATGGATGGTTCACGTCTTATTGTTTCCTCCCATTTTCTATGTACTCCTGGCAGTCATGGTGATATGACACAAGCAGTTAGAAATAATCCCTATCTCTCAGATTATATGATGCTCAACTATCCTACTTGCGGCAATGGTGCAGATTTTTTTACTGGTGCTGTTAGACGTGAAAAAAAGATGGGTTTTGACTTCCTTAAGATAATGGCCACGGGAGGTTTCGCTACGCCAAATGATGATCCAGATGACATTCAACTCAATGACGCTGAATTTAAAGCCATCTTTGACACGGCAAAAGAGGTCAAAATATCTGTTACTGCTCATGCATATGGTCCGAGGCTTATGAAGAAGCTCATAAACTTTGGTATTACAGGGATAGAACACGGATCGCTTATGGATGAAGAAACTGCTAGGATGTTTGAAGAAAGTGGAACGTATCTTGTTCCGACCTTCGTCCCCTATGACGATGCCATTCATGGAGACATAGAAAGTATGTCCCAGAAAAGCCCGTCATTTAAAAAGAAACTTGAAAAATATCAGGAACAACTTCGGCGTGGCAGAGAAATAATAAAAGATAGCAAAATTAAACTTGGTTATGGAACGGATATGGTTGCTGTCCATCAGAATTATGAAAGCGGATGGGAATATAACGCTTGGCTTAATAGCGGTATGGATCCTTTTAGGGCGCTCAGGGCTGCGACAAAAAACAATGCCGAAATATGCGAGATAGACCATCTTGTGGGGACAATAGAGAAGGGGAAGCTTGCTGACATCGCAGCATGGAAACGCGATTTATTAAAAGATCCAGATGCTCTTAGAGATTGCTGCTTTGTAATGAAGGACGGCAAGGTATACAGCCCAGAATGTAGGGTATAG
- a CDS encoding sodium:solute symporter family protein, whose product MNQALAGPEYAMAIVVYLVVMVAVGCYFGKKARDDKDGFLLAGRELPRIVLVGTLLATWFGGGTVVGGADFVYKTGPWAGVFFFIGAPMGALVLMGLAPKIRELAKYTVPEILEQTYGPKTRLVASICVLLAYTGIVSYNFTGAAYIVNLVTGFDQSYSVLIAAVIMVFLAVTAGMNSVAWTDALSAALIFFGMGFGLYFAATSAGGYAATYAALTPAQASITGGLSWTQLAGYSLPLFFLYMGDQNQLQRYACAKTPAEAKKSAQMLFWAMCVVIFLVLSYCMFAVKLMPNINGDTAIMRMAIHYVPYIFGAPILCACVAFLVTTGDSFILSAATNLMIDIGQKYFKPDMTDKELVKGTRIAIVGVGIFSYVMAVFFPSVLKMQMYSYSIYGAGVTVPLLGAFLWKKASPAGGMASVLTGGVAILTWDMFLNRPMGLNGILVAVPLAVFALVLFSLALPKKYDPNI is encoded by the coding sequence ATGAATCAAGCTTTAGCTGGTCCTGAATATGCAATGGCAATTGTTGTTTACCTAGTTGTTATGGTTGCGGTAGGGTGCTATTTCGGCAAAAAGGCTCGTGACGATAAAGACGGTTTCCTACTCGCTGGACGTGAACTGCCCAGAATAGTATTAGTTGGCACGTTGTTGGCAACCTGGTTTGGGGGAGGCACCGTGGTCGGCGGAGCAGATTTTGTCTATAAAACAGGGCCGTGGGCAGGCGTTTTCTTTTTTATAGGAGCTCCTATGGGCGCATTGGTTCTTATGGGGCTTGCCCCCAAGATTCGCGAGTTAGCAAAATATACTGTGCCTGAAATTTTAGAACAGACTTACGGCCCGAAAACAAGATTGGTAGCCTCAATCTGCGTTCTATTAGCCTACACTGGAATTGTTTCTTATAATTTTACAGGAGCAGCGTATATCGTAAACCTTGTAACTGGGTTCGACCAATCTTATTCGGTACTTATTGCGGCAGTTATTATGGTGTTTCTAGCTGTCACAGCTGGAATGAATTCTGTCGCCTGGACAGACGCATTAAGCGCAGCCTTGATCTTCTTTGGAATGGGGTTTGGCCTTTACTTTGCCGCCACATCTGCCGGGGGTTATGCCGCTACCTATGCAGCATTAACGCCTGCCCAGGCAAGTATAACCGGCGGTCTTTCCTGGACCCAGCTGGCTGGCTATAGCCTCCCGCTCTTCTTTCTTTACATGGGAGATCAAAATCAGTTACAGCGCTATGCCTGCGCAAAAACTCCAGCTGAAGCTAAAAAATCTGCTCAGATGTTGTTTTGGGCAATGTGCGTGGTAATATTCCTTGTACTGAGCTACTGCATGTTTGCAGTTAAACTCATGCCTAATATTAACGGCGACACAGCTATAATGCGCATGGCCATCCACTATGTTCCATATATCTTTGGCGCGCCCATACTTTGTGCCTGTGTTGCTTTCCTTGTAACCACGGGAGACTCTTTTATCCTCTCTGCTGCAACAAATTTAATGATAGATATCGGTCAAAAGTATTTCAAACCTGACATGACAGACAAAGAGTTGGTAAAGGGAACTCGTATCGCCATAGTTGGGGTCGGTATATTCTCGTATGTTATGGCGGTATTCTTTCCAAGCGTACTTAAGATGCAGATGTATTCTTATTCCATCTATGGCGCAGGTGTAACTGTACCGTTGCTGGGAGCTTTCCTTTGGAAAAAAGCAAGCCCCGCTGGTGGAATGGCATCAGTTCTTACAGGCGGTGTGGCAATCCTTACGTGGGATATGTTTCTTAACCGTCCAATGGGTTTGAATGGCATTTTAGTCGCCGTTCCACTTGCAGTATTCGCGTTGGTTCTTTTCAGTCTGGCGCTTCCTAAGAAATATGATCCCAATATATAA
- a CDS encoding amidohydrolase family protein, whose translation MLTIYKNAFLLDCTGNEPVENGWLAAEDGIIVETGSGTPGKFNNADVVDCKGNTLMPGLIDAHIHLNLFDDNLAEIPRRDYPAMHFVKCLNILKDTGAQGFTTVRDAGGADAGFRVAVEKGLVPGPKISVSGTSICQTGGHSDVRLSTEFAPPMISPIPIGCVADGVAEVQKAAREQLRRGVDHLKVMAGGGCGSPADEPDTTQYSLEELKTVVAEANAVKRVVLAHTYSNSSMRLCAEAGIYSMEHGNYLDKATANVLKEKGCWLVPTLSTYFYMSDHGDELGIPAYFLRKMKQVRESALEAVANAVEAGVKIGSGTDMVGSGQPYKAMELELKAKVMGPLKAILCATRENAKLLKKEKSIGTLEAGKCADILLVNGNPIKDISLFQNRDNLLVIMQDGRFVKKKI comes from the coding sequence ATGCTTACGATTTATAAAAATGCGTTCCTACTGGATTGCACGGGAAACGAGCCGGTGGAGAATGGTTGGCTGGCAGCAGAGGACGGCATAATAGTGGAGACGGGAAGCGGCACTCCCGGAAAATTTAACAATGCAGATGTGGTGGACTGTAAAGGAAACACACTAATGCCAGGCCTCATCGACGCCCATATTCATCTTAATCTCTTTGATGACAACTTGGCAGAGATCCCCCGTAGAGATTATCCGGCCATGCATTTTGTCAAATGTTTGAATATACTAAAAGATACGGGTGCACAAGGATTTACAACGGTTCGCGACGCTGGTGGCGCTGATGCGGGCTTTAGAGTCGCAGTTGAAAAAGGACTTGTTCCAGGACCTAAAATCTCTGTTTCCGGCACGTCTATTTGTCAAACAGGAGGACACTCGGATGTAAGGTTGTCCACAGAATTTGCACCGCCCATGATCTCCCCCATCCCTATAGGCTGCGTGGCAGATGGGGTCGCCGAGGTACAAAAAGCGGCACGAGAACAATTGCGACGTGGGGTAGACCACCTTAAGGTGATGGCAGGGGGTGGGTGCGGAAGTCCGGCGGACGAGCCTGACACAACACAGTATTCTCTTGAAGAGCTAAAAACAGTAGTTGCAGAAGCAAACGCGGTCAAAAGGGTTGTACTTGCACATACATATTCAAATAGCAGCATGCGCCTTTGCGCTGAAGCTGGAATATACAGTATGGAGCACGGTAATTATCTTGATAAAGCTACAGCCAATGTATTAAAAGAAAAGGGCTGTTGGCTTGTCCCGACACTTTCTACCTACTTCTATATGTCGGATCATGGAGATGAACTCGGCATTCCGGCATATTTCTTAAGAAAAATGAAACAAGTCAGAGAGTCGGCTTTAGAGGCGGTGGCTAATGCCGTTGAAGCTGGGGTAAAAATAGGTTCAGGAACTGACATGGTTGGCTCTGGGCAACCTTACAAAGCAATGGAACTGGAACTGAAAGCAAAGGTCATGGGGCCGCTCAAGGCTATTCTCTGTGCCACCAGGGAAAACGCCAAGCTGTTAAAAAAAGAGAAAAGCATAGGAACTCTTGAAGCTGGCAAATGTGCGGATATACTACTTGTGAATGGAAATCCCATCAAAGATATTTCACTTTTCCAAAACAGAGACAATCTTCTAGTAATAATGCAAGACGGGCGCTTTGTTAAGAAAAAAATATAG
- a CDS encoding GntR family transcriptional regulator produces the protein MAKPKTLTEVAYENIKQWIMEGQIAPGCKISLEETASRLEVSMTPIREALTKLQQDGLVEYIPRSGWRAARLSKKTYFKYRELQLLLELNLTELAFPYVTDEAIEAMKEANERLRHDLDSLPKKELPRAILKENDTIHMTLFSCYGNEVMTNMLQNVWDSMSYYRMVMFSTNYYREIGYKDHEHIIEAIKRNDAQAVRYAMEHHLVNGPICLEESFDNQKMWEALRVVGMEDKIRS, from the coding sequence ATGGCAAAACCAAAGACTTTGACTGAAGTGGCATATGAAAATATAAAGCAGTGGATAATGGAAGGGCAGATAGCGCCCGGTTGTAAGATAAGTCTTGAGGAAACGGCTTCACGTTTAGAAGTAAGCATGACTCCAATTAGAGAAGCACTTACGAAACTTCAGCAGGATGGACTTGTGGAATATATTCCACGTTCCGGCTGGAGAGCGGCAAGACTTTCAAAAAAAACCTACTTTAAATATAGGGAATTACAGCTTCTGCTAGAACTTAACCTTACAGAGCTGGCTTTCCCCTACGTTACTGATGAGGCTATCGAGGCAATGAAAGAGGCCAACGAACGGCTGCGCCACGACCTTGATAGCCTTCCTAAAAAAGAGCTTCCCAGAGCAATTCTTAAAGAAAATGATACAATTCACATGACGTTGTTTTCCTGTTACGGCAATGAAGTTATGACAAATATGCTGCAAAATGTCTGGGATTCCATGAGTTATTACAGAATGGTCATGTTTAGCACCAACTATTACCGCGAGATTGGCTACAAGGACCACGAGCATATAATTGAGGCGATCAAAAGAAATGACGCCCAAGCTGTCCGGTACGCAATGGAGCACCATTTGGTCAATGGTCCTATATGCCTTGAAGAAAGCTTTGACAATCAAAAAATGTGGGAAGCCCTAAGAGTTGTTGGGATGGAAGATAAAATCCGCAGCTT
- a CDS encoding amidohydrolase family protein: RGFVAFCGSIITEKGDYVRSLVIYNVSIFDGQQLLDGVYDIYIEGNTINEVSINCGKHSFKADHAIDGTGKTALPGLIDLHVHLTWNGGADPAEDIRHENSEEHLLTTVSSALKYLHAGITSVRDLGSPNDAALAVNQAILSGKFEGPRIFASGQSIIMTGGHDPFHGIMADGPWEVLKAVRAQVAKGASVIKISATGGVYGRIEGEGVDDVELRQEEVDMIVDESHRRNVKVTAHAIGESGIRGCLQAGIDCIEHGHCITEDMAAEMKRKNIALVPTFYIYQHLSSNPNVPAYARKKASEIIERHRKALKYCYAAGITIGAGSDAGSPYSPHPSLIQELYALAEGSMDNADVIKAATGNAAVILGAENNLGFTRSGYLADLILTEENPIENLSTLEKPSLVIKNGKIVWR; the protein is encoded by the coding sequence CGAGGATTTGTAGCTTTTTGCGGTTCAATAATTACAGAGAAGGGTGATTATGTGAGATCGCTGGTCATATATAATGTCTCTATTTTTGATGGACAACAACTCCTAGACGGTGTTTATGATATTTACATTGAGGGCAATACCATAAATGAAGTGTCTATAAATTGTGGCAAACATAGTTTTAAAGCGGATCACGCAATAGACGGAACAGGAAAAACGGCACTTCCCGGGTTAATTGACCTTCATGTACATCTTACGTGGAACGGCGGCGCGGATCCAGCGGAAGATATAAGACACGAAAATTCAGAAGAGCATCTGCTGACTACCGTAAGCAGTGCGTTAAAATACCTCCATGCGGGCATTACATCTGTAAGAGATTTAGGTTCGCCTAATGATGCGGCCCTCGCGGTCAACCAGGCTATTCTAAGTGGAAAATTTGAAGGGCCAAGGATCTTCGCGAGTGGACAGTCTATTATTATGACAGGAGGGCATGATCCATTCCACGGAATAATGGCAGACGGCCCGTGGGAAGTGCTTAAGGCTGTAAGGGCACAGGTTGCAAAGGGAGCCTCTGTGATAAAAATATCGGCTACAGGCGGGGTATACGGCCGTATTGAAGGTGAAGGAGTGGATGATGTTGAGCTTCGCCAAGAAGAGGTCGATATGATCGTAGATGAATCTCATCGCCGCAACGTCAAGGTTACAGCGCATGCAATTGGCGAAAGCGGAATACGCGGGTGCCTGCAAGCTGGCATTGATTGTATTGAACATGGGCACTGTATCACCGAAGATATGGCGGCCGAGATGAAGAGAAAAAACATCGCTCTTGTCCCCACCTTTTATATATACCAGCATCTTTCGTCAAATCCTAATGTACCTGCGTATGCGCGAAAAAAAGCAAGTGAAATAATTGAGCGACATCGAAAGGCGTTAAAATATTGTTATGCCGCAGGCATCACCATAGGGGCCGGCTCGGATGCTGGGTCTCCGTATTCTCCTCATCCATCACTTATACAAGAATTATATGCTCTAGCGGAAGGATCAATGGACAATGCAGATGTTATCAAAGCTGCTACTGGAAACGCAGCGGTGATACTTGGAGCGGAGAACAATCTTGGTTTCACTCGAAGCGGTTATTTAGCCGACCTGATCCTAACTGAAGAAAATCCAATTGAGAACCTATCTACACTTGAAAAACCATCTTTGGTCATAAAAAATGGGAAGATCGTATGGCGTTAA